The stretch of DNA AGTTAAATAGATGAGAAGTTAAATAATCACCAGATAcgatttaatcattttttttgctgaaaagtgatAAAATATAAGAACAGTAGCCTAAGACTGCTCTTTTCTGTCTACAAATGCTTTTAGAGGACCCACACACAGAAAGAATCAATATGAGATGAACCATGACAAACAGAACAAACCCAAAGGCTTTAAAACACATACAGGATACTCTTAAAGTAATGTATAGACTTCGGCTGCTGAACTTTTCTCAGAAACGATTCTTGGTTAATGCTTTGCCAAACTTGTAAACTGCCCTGACATGGCCAAACACAAAGAGCCAAAAAGAGGCAGAAGGCAGTAGGCAGCATGATGTACCAGAAACAGGGGATATTACAAGGCAGTGGAATGTAAACTGCACCAAACctaataaaataacagaaactagACTTACAGAAACTGGCAAGAGAGTGACTGAAAAACTGTTCAGATATAAGCTCACTCCGTGCCGGAACAAGCAGGGAAAAGTAGcgtttatttttaacttaacCAGAGTTCCAAAAGTTAAGATCTATGTTAGACAAAAGCTTTAGGAAGAGTGGAGGAAGCGGTTGAAGGCGTTGTAGGCTGATTCCAGATCGAAGAGCATCTGGCGGACCTGGTTATCATCCAGCTCATCTGAGGCAGACATGCTGCTAAGGGTGGTCAACCTGTAGGAGAAATCCCGTGAGAGATGACAATACGCTGTGCTTCTGCTATTTAAACTACACATCaaacaatttcaataaataaaaatatctttgatgtgtgtttaaaataattgtccAGTTAGAACACTCAACTCTGTCCAGTTTTTACCTACCTATCTAAACCTCTGACCAGCAACATAAAGTAACAAAGCATTTGGTACTAAACTGACCCTGGAGGCTCTTAAAAGTATTGGAATAAAGGCTCCTCTCTGCAACTCACCAGAGGTTCACTTTGTCCTTTGCCTCAGAGTCTGGAGGCATGTTGCTCATCCTGTTCATGGTTTCCATCAGCTCTCTCAGGTCTGGTTGGATCTGTAGTCATGAGAAGTAATCACCATGAGaaaatttccactttttaactttttgcagATTGCAGGCTTAATATGTTTGTAAAGTCAGAATCACCTCATCCATGGCTCTGATCTCCAGTCTCAACTTGTCCATAACAGTGATGAAGAGCTACGGTTCACAGATGGTGGGAGATAAGACAATGTTAAGGATGTGTTAAGTTTACCATTGATAGTGCTTTCTAGTTTCCGATATTCTGCCAGTAGCTCATGTGACCAATGGTAGATTTTCAAGGGAATAGTAATGGTAATCTCCATTCTCACTTCAAAATAGGCAGATATAAATTTACTGCTTGATACTGTGATTGAGAGAAAGGACATACAGAAACTATATCTGCGATGCAACGGTTCAGGTTGCCCTTATCGTCTTTGATGGTAATTGGTCGATCTTCCTTAATCCTCTCCATTGCAAGTGGGCAGTCAAGCTAAAGGACAAAATAACAGAGACATCAAGGTGGGAAAAATTACCACAAAGCAACAGTTATAAATTAGTTAACTAACTCTGATGTTTACTCACTCTGTACTTCCTGCAGAATTCATCGATGGAGCCCACATCAGAGCCTTGCACCTGTTTGAAAGCAGCTTTATACTGAACCAAGAGTCTGGAGCAGGAAGCCGTGTacctaaaaatacaatttcatcCAGATCATTGACGCATACATTCATATTTAAAGGCTACGTGTTAAGCTGAAGTGGAACTTACTCGCTGGGGGATACGCAGTCTTTGATGTAAGCCTTCTCCAATGCCTGCAAGGTCTTTACAACAGCAAACAACTCGGCCATGTTGTCATACCTTAAGAAACGAGATAAATCAAATGTTACAGCGATGACAAGTTCAGCTCATCATTAAGCACATTGAATCAATGCAAAGCTTACTTTTCTCGTTCCCGTGCGTTTTTGTACAGTTTGACCTCCTGCAACATCAGAAGTCAGAATGTTCAACTCAAACGGGTAAATTGTAGTGCAATTTTTAAAAGCATGAGGactttcaagttttttctttaaagcttacacaacaatatatataaaaacatttacctCATACAACTCAGGTTTGTTAGCTGGAGCTGTGTGgtaaaaaattatgaaattaagtAAAATACTGGAGATGACAATGCAATGGGTGACACTTCAGAGGTCCTGATGAATTCATAAAAGATGCACTTCGGATTTTTCTTACCTGACCCGACTCCTCCACTGCCTGCTATCCCGTGGAACATGATGCTGATGTTTCAGATGTTggtctaaaaatatttgttattgtttaaatataattgtATACCAAAAGCAATCAATTCTTATTTCTATAACGTTCTTCGTTTTAAGCCCTAAAggcaaaactaaaataaattgttcttcGTTCTGCCATATAAATAAGTATTTATAGACCTGGCTACCTTACGTCACTATCGCCTTCTTACGAatagaaattaatttgtgtctggaaaactggaaatgaaTCCAATCCGATCGTGTTTTTTAACATTGGCAGGAATTTGCAgcagaaaaagttattttgtcttatatCTTTACCAACCATCTCTGTTCTGAGACTATGTAACATGCGGTTTTCTGTTATTAACAGAACTAATGAACATTGTTGTCATGACATGACATTTATTAATAACTTCACGGTTTGATCTTCGAACCTTGGCCTGGTtaataaaatgtacaatattCTTGGCAAGAGACTGACATTACCTGGAAGAAATAACAACCATATCAATGTATACTTTTCAAAAAAGTccattataaattaaaaatcagtcatttatacaaaactaaataaagttAGATATCGAAACAGTCGAAGCTAACTTGTTAGCACTTCCTTAATGCTTTTGTGAGACTGAGCTCcgatatttatgtatttttaaccGATAAACGACACGTAAAGATCACGTACCATATTACTATACATTATAACTccaatgtatttattaatacGTCAACGAAAAGGTTACAAAGTTAAAAACTAGATGACATATTCCACTTACCCGTTCGATAAAATGCTATAACACAGATGTAAACACACCCTCAGACCAGGACCAGCATACGTCAAAAATAATAGGTGCCCTTTACgcctctgaaaaaaaatcttcagaagtaggtatattttctaaaaaaatgataaactgCAGGTATTTAGTGATATTCCATTAGATTTAATATCGTTAAGATTTATGTGACGTAAACACGCATGTTGAGCTTTAACCAACCCTTGTTTCTAAACAGGCAAACGGCGACCGATGTGCAGTCCTCAAATTTGTATTTCCGCATGAACGGTTGGTCACGGCTACGGTTGATTCTGGTCACGGGAGCGGAGACGGAGTgcggcaaaacaaaacacatatcgGAAAAGGCGGATTTTGGCATAAACTGGTATGTGAATGGTTTGGTTGGAAATGGagacaggaaatgaggaagacaTGGATTTTGAAGGGTGGACGCCAgtggggagaggaagagggagaggacGGGGAAGGCATAAAACAGATGAAGGAAAGGAAATGGGTGATATTCAAGGAAATAAACGAGAACTGGAAGGAAGTAGTTCCGAAGAAGAAAGGATAGTTAGGAGGAAAGTTGTGAGGgaggaatttaaaataatattaaaacttaagaACGAAGAAGAACAGGATAACATCAGCCCCATTGTGGTgtcaagagaaataaaaaagaaaattggagatGTTGAAATGGTAAAGATTTTGAGAGATGGAAACCTATTGgtagtttgtaaaaatgaagaacaaaaaaataaggctttaaatgtggataatatatgtaaaaaaactgtgttggagaaaaaaattgtgggagaaaataaaaaaactagagGAGTGATTTATGGGATCCCTTTAGATGAAGATCTTGATAAAATTAAGCGAAGTATTGTAGGAGCAAAAGCAAATAACTTGAAGAGATTGTCAAGAACAATAAATGGAGAAAGAGTAGGAAGTTTGTCAATCCTCATTGAATTTGAAGGAAAAGAATTGccacaaaacatcaaaataggTTATCTCAGTTTTCAGGTCAGACCTTATATCCCTCCACCACTTCGTTGTTTCAAGTGTCAAAGATATGGACACATAGCAGCAGTTTGTAAAGGGAAGCAAAGATGTCCAAAATGTGGTGAAGATCACAAATTAGAAGAGTGTAAagaagaagcacaagaaaaatgttgtaactGTGGAGGGCAACATAGAGTTACGTATGGAGGATGTGAGGTAAGGAAGAAGGCAAAAGAAATTATACagattaaaacaactaaaaatattagttatgcggaagctgttaaaaatgtgaaggagcagACAACAAGAAAGAGTGAACAAATAGCGAGCCAAATcccacagcaaaacaaagtacaatCAGAAGATAATATCACAGTATCAGTAGAAAAACTAATATTATTTGTAGCATATGTTATCAACTGCACGGACCAAGCCAAgcataaaactgagaaaattaaaataatagtgaGAGGAGCTGAAAAGTTTTTGGGGTTTAAAGAGGGATCATGGgagaacataaacaaaaagctggaggtagatggtagatCAGGACCACCAGgtgaaaataattaatgctAATATTACAATGGAATGCAAGAAGCTTAATTGCTAACGGACAGGAACTTAAAGGTTATGTTGATAGTCTTGAGGATAAACCAGAAATCATTTGTGTTCAGGAAAcatggttaaaaacaacattagatTTTGTGATTAAAGGATATAATAGTGTTAGAAGAGACCGACAGGAGgagagaggtggaggaggatgtggaatatttataaaacaagggATTCAATATCAGGTATTAGGGAAAGGGAAAGAACTTGAATATATAGTAATTGAAATATGGGAACAAGAaggcaaatttaaaataataaatttttataatcCATGCAAAACATTATCAATTGAAATATTGGAGGAGTTAACCGAATATTTGGAAGGGAAAATAATTTGGTGTGgggattttaatgcaaatagtACATTGTGGGGTAAAAGTAATGATAGAAATGGACAAGTTATAGAAGAATTAATGGGAATGAAAAATCTTGTATGTATTAATGATGGGAGGGGAACAAGAATCAATGTAAGAACAGGGATGGAATCAGTTATTGATTTAACaattgtttcagatgttttagctGGTATTTGTGAGTGGTTCATTgataaaaattcaacaatagGTAGTGATCATTATCCCATTATAATAAGAGTaggattaaatttaaataagaatataaaggtcaataaaaaactgaattttaataaGGCAGACTGGATTAAATTTAGATActtgagtcaaataaatttagagaAAGTAGATATGACAATGGATATAAATGATATAAATTTAGaaattagtgaaataattatGGAAGCAGCAGATAATTCTATAAAGAAAACAGGGTGTAGAAATGATAAGAAAATGGTGCCATGGTGgacaaatgaatgtaaaaaagcaataaagttaagaaataaagcatttaaagtaCTAAAAGGTAACCCAATTTATAAGAATTTAATTGATTATAAAAGAAAGCAAGCAATGGTAAGAAGAACTATTAAGAATGCTAAAAGAGAATATTGGAGGAATTTCTGTAGCACAATagggaaagaaaccaaaatagaaaaaatttggaaaataattaaaagaatgaATGGCATAAGGAGAGAGTTTGAATATCCTATATTA from Xiphophorus maculatus strain JP 163 A chromosome 13, X_maculatus-5.0-male, whole genome shotgun sequence encodes:
- the vps28 gene encoding vacuolar protein sorting-associated protein 28 homolog, translating into MFHGIAGSGGVGSAPANKPELYEEVKLYKNAREREKYDNMAELFAVVKTLQALEKAYIKDCVSPSEYTASCSRLLVQYKAAFKQVQGSDVGSIDEFCRKYRLDCPLAMERIKEDRPITIKDDKGNLNRCIADIVSLFITVMDKLRLEIRAMDEIQPDLRELMETMNRMSNMPPDSEAKDKVNLWLTTLSSMSASDELDDNQVRQMLFDLESAYNAFNRFLHSS